A single region of the Aptenodytes patagonicus chromosome 7, bAptPat1.pri.cur, whole genome shotgun sequence genome encodes:
- the LOC143163454 gene encoding retinol dehydrogenase 12-like isoform X2 has translation MLSCWGAAVGAAVSVPVLLLVAAPYIRRYVAGGQCKSTAKLEGKVVIITGANTGIGKETARDLARRGARVVVACRDIAKAEAAASEIRAETGNQQVIVKKLDLADTKSIREFAERFLAEEKELHILINNAGVMLCPYSKTADGFEMHLGVNHLGHFLLTFLLLERLKQSAPARIVNVSSLAHHGGRIRFHDLHGEKSYNRGLAYCHSKLANVLFTRELARRLQGTKVTANALHPGSVHSELVRHSFVMTWLWKVFSFFLKTPWEGAQTSIYCAVAEELDSVTGQYFRTLHSHAFSPLTKTTDQSSSKSSSSS, from the exons GAGGTATGTCGCTGGAGGACAGTGTAAGTCAACAGCTAAGCTGGAGGGGAAGGTGGTGATAATCACAGGAGCCAACACAGGCATCGGGAAGGAGACTGCCAGAGACCTCGCGCGAAGAG GTGCGAGGGTGGTTGTCGCTTGCAGAGACATAGCGAAGGCAGAAGCTGCAGCCAGTGAAATCCGAGCTGAGACAGGGAACCAGCAAGTCATTGTGAAAAAACTGGACTTGGCTGATACGAAGTCCATTCGGGAGTTTGCTGAGAGATTTCTAGCAG AGGAGAAGGAACTCCATATTCTCATTAATAACGCTGGGGTAATGTTATGCCCTTACTCCAAGACTGCTGATGGCTTTGAGATGCACCTGGGAGTCAATCATCTTG GTCATTTTCTCTTGACCTTCCTATTGCTGGAGCGTCTGAAGCAGTCTGCCCCAGCCCGCATAGTGAACGTGTCCTCACTGGCTCATCACGGAGGCCGAATCCGCTTCCATGATCTCCATGGTGAAAAGAGCTACAATCGTGGCCTCGCCTACTGTCACAGCAAACTGGCTAACGTGCTCTTCACCCGGGAGCTGGCGAGGCGGCTGCAAG GCACTAAAGTCACAGCAAACGCTCTCCATCCTGGTTCTGTCCATTCTGAGCTGGTCCGGCACTCATTTGTAATGACGTGGCTGTGGAAGGTATTCTCATTCTTCTTGAAGACACCCTGGGAAGGAGCTCAGACCAGTATCTACTGTGCAGTAGCAGAGGAGCTAGACTCTGTGACAGGACAGTATTTCAG GACCCTGCATAGTCATGCCTTTTCCCCCCTCACCAAAACTACAGACCAGAGCAGTTCCaagtcatcatcatcatcctag
- the LOC143163454 gene encoding retinol dehydrogenase 12-like isoform X1, whose amino-acid sequence MLSCWGAAVGAAVSVPVLLLVAAPYIRRYVAGGQCKSTAKLEGKVVIITGANTGIGKETARDLARRGARVVVACRDIAKAEAAASEIRAETGNQQVIVKKLDLADTKSIREFAERFLAEEKELHILINNAGVMLCPYSKTADGFEMHLGVNHLGHFLLTFLLLERLKQSAPARIVNVSSLAHHGGRIRFHDLHGEKSYNRGLAYCHSKLANVLFTRELARRLQGTKVTANALHPGSVHSELVRHSFVMTWLWKVFSFFLKTPWEGAQTSIYCAVAEELDSVTGQYFSDCQPAYVSPRGRDDETAKKLWSVSCELLGIQWD is encoded by the exons GAGGTATGTCGCTGGAGGACAGTGTAAGTCAACAGCTAAGCTGGAGGGGAAGGTGGTGATAATCACAGGAGCCAACACAGGCATCGGGAAGGAGACTGCCAGAGACCTCGCGCGAAGAG GTGCGAGGGTGGTTGTCGCTTGCAGAGACATAGCGAAGGCAGAAGCTGCAGCCAGTGAAATCCGAGCTGAGACAGGGAACCAGCAAGTCATTGTGAAAAAACTGGACTTGGCTGATACGAAGTCCATTCGGGAGTTTGCTGAGAGATTTCTAGCAG AGGAGAAGGAACTCCATATTCTCATTAATAACGCTGGGGTAATGTTATGCCCTTACTCCAAGACTGCTGATGGCTTTGAGATGCACCTGGGAGTCAATCATCTTG GTCATTTTCTCTTGACCTTCCTATTGCTGGAGCGTCTGAAGCAGTCTGCCCCAGCCCGCATAGTGAACGTGTCCTCACTGGCTCATCACGGAGGCCGAATCCGCTTCCATGATCTCCATGGTGAAAAGAGCTACAATCGTGGCCTCGCCTACTGTCACAGCAAACTGGCTAACGTGCTCTTCACCCGGGAGCTGGCGAGGCGGCTGCAAG GCACTAAAGTCACAGCAAACGCTCTCCATCCTGGTTCTGTCCATTCTGAGCTGGTCCGGCACTCATTTGTAATGACGTGGCTGTGGAAGGTATTCTCATTCTTCTTGAAGACACCCTGGGAAGGAGCTCAGACCAGTATCTACTGTGCAGTAGCAGAGGAGCTAGACTCTGTGACAGGACAGTATTTCAG TGATTGCCAGCCAGCATACGTATCTCCACGAGGTCGGGATGATGAGACAGCAAAGAAACTCTGGAGTGTGAGCTGTGAGCTCCTCGGCATCCAGTGGGACTGA